ctgtgagggcagtctatgacctatgaaaacTGCCAGATGTATGTGGGCCCGCCCTAGAAGAGGCGGGTCATTAcatgccctctctctctccttcttcctAGACAGGCCGGGTGGCGGAGCGGCaacccgcggccgcggcggcggtgtcagCCATGTTCGCCGTCGGGAGGGAGGCGAGGGGCTTTACGTGTAGCCACGCCGTCGTGGCCTtggccgtgccgccgcacgCTACCGGCTATCGGCGCTCATCTGCGTGCTCGGCTCAGTGATGAGTGGCGCCATCGCGCTCGTGGCGGAGCACCGCGACATGAGCATCTGGGTCATCGGTTTCGACATCTGCCTCTTCACCGCCGTCTACTCGGTAATAAAGTCTGGCGAACTATCAATCAACCATCAGAGACGAATAATCTTTCGCAATTGATGTATATCTGATCAAATCGCAATGAACATTTTGTAGGGGATAGTGTGCTCTGGCGTGGCGTACTACGTGCAGGGGCTCGTGACGAGGGCGCAAGGGCCGGTGTTCGTCTCGGCGTTCCAGCCGCTTTGCATGATCATCACCTCCGTCTTGGACTCCACAATTCTCAGAGAAGATATCACTCTTGGAAGGTAATTAATCATCTCAACTAGCTAAATATCTATCTAATTCAACCGATTAATAATCTACAACTAAATTGAGCTTATGGTGATTGCAGTGTGATCGGCGCGGTGATCATAGCGGTGGGGCTCTACGCGCTCATCTGGGGCTAGGGTGGCGACCACGCAGACAACGGCAAGCCGCTGGTCACTGCCACACCGTTGCACCAAGCCGCCGTGGCCTCAGCCGCATCGCCACGCgttgccggccgccggcgcttGCGCTGCTGCGTCCGGCTGTCGCCCCGCACCGTCCCGCACTAGCCGCCTCCCGCTCAAGCGTGCACTCGCATGGTGAGAAAGGGGATCAAGAGAGAagcaagaagaaagaaaagagagaagagagagagaatgagagagaaaagaataaagaaatagaaaaaaattcaaagggTAGAATCGTATTTACACAACtgtttctctctccctttcctccaaaaataataaaataatattgcGGGTATCCAGCAGccaattaccagttttttgcgATGCTTATTGAGTtatgatccaaattcatttgcacttaataaaggccagcttctgccggAGCGAAGTGGAGGCCCTGCCGGAGGCTGAAGCTGGCCATTGGGTTGTGCACCTGGGGACGCTCGGGGGTGTGGGGGTGGAtcgtcatcccttttagggttccacctcatatatatacctcttgtaagctgccgtgcggcgttgtaacctcaccccgatatagtgaagatattttgctggctggcgcccgtgaTTTCTCTCTTGCTTTGTGAGGGTTTTCCAGTTAATatcgtgtcttctgtgattgatctattgttctttatcgtttgtttgcctatcgtttcctaacaatGCCCTACAGCAAAATAAACGTTTTTACGGTGTCCtccagctaattacacgtttttttggatgttctgtagcaaattttgcctaaatcAATTTCAGCCCATACCAAGCACAATCATCATTTCAAGTATATAAATCAAGTTCAAAAGCATTCCTAAAACATAAAGCTATACCCATGACACATACTATGTCGCTCATGACCGTAAGCACAACTAATCGATTAATTTTatgaactctgcagagtttgtacaacATTAACCACATGATGTGAATCGCTCTAGTTTGTCCGGTTCCCAACAGTATCACCACACTCCAAACGTTTAATGTGATCTGGAGGACACAACGTAGCCTTTACATTATCTAATGCCTAGCCTTGCATCAATGACGGAAAGTGTGAGCCTTGCCCTTGCATCAATGACGGAAAGTGTGACTCCGCCCTATGAATGACCTAGAGCTGTTAGATGGCAGCCTAAACCTAACGTCATGGCAGCGAACATATCCGTTCCATCACGAGGCACTATGTAGCGACCCTCGTATTCCATTTCTGAGGTAGAATACCGGTTACAGCTCATTCCTTAGTGAGAACCAACTTACCAAGAAATGAATACAATAGAGTAGCATAGCAGAAACAATTGTAGCGAAACCCATTAAATAAAAACCAaaagaaattagttttttttacccaaaataataacactaacaacaccttgctctcctagatcttcatcatcttcaacaTTAAGTTTATGTAGAAATATGCAACACTTGATCAATTTTGtagaatcttctcttcacctaatTGTTAGTTCAAcactaaaaggaataatatataTAGGGGATGAGTACAAATGGTACTCAACAAGTCCAACTATAGCAATCCAACaaatatatgcccataatccacctacataatacatatatatctcCAAATCCCATAATCCAACAAGGAATTTTATGTATGTTCATAAAACAGTGTAGTAAAAACTCACATTAAGTAATTATAAAATCTACTGCATATAAGGCCCCACAGGTATTAGAATCTCCGCTAGGTTCCTTTCCTGCCGCGTTCACAGTTTCTACCCGAAACAGGGAGTGACATATCACAATTCATACACTCTGCAGAGGTGTGCCGCTGTACCCATAGACGCCTTAAACCTTTTAATACCCGCCCTACACCGCCACCACGCCAGCGCCTAAGCACACTTCATGGTGTATGCCGGCAAGGCTAAGGTCACAAGCTTTTCATCAATCCCATATGGCAATTATCTCTGCGGGTGATTCCCGCAACAACGGCGAATCATCGGATGCCGCAACAACGGCGATCCACATCATCTAATCGGATTCCGCAACAACGGCAACCCTCATCGCTAGCCCACGCTCACGGGATTCGCGGAAGTCCTTAAGCCCGCAGGATAAAGCCATTAAGAAAGAACTACTAAGCCAGCCTGTCCAATTCCAGATCATATGGTCGACACGATCGCTACGGCGCTTGAATGCCATATAACAGTTGTTATTTAACCTTATGATGATAAATATATACAACTGAACCCCCACCACCATGGCAAGTTCAGAATACATCTATAGTATGACTAACTGCTCCACCAGTCAATCCAATCCATCAGCATATTTATTTCAATTATAGAAAATATCATTTAATGCAAGGTGATACATATAGATTGCAATTACGAAAATATAACAAGAATTGGTCAAAGGTGTTGGACTTGCCTGAGATACCCGAAATCGAAAAAGGAATAAACCAATGTAGAACTCCAAGAAATCCAAGATAAACATCCAACTGAAAGAGACAATTTAAACACAACTAAATACAAGAAAATTTATATGAATGCGATGCACATGATATGTCTAACCCTAATATTATAGCTGATCTACAAACACTATAGGTTATCGACTCTCACATCAAGACTCAACTAGATGATCCATATGTATTTTTAAGTTAAATATGGTTAAATATATTTGTATGTTTTGATTTGATAAAGATATACAAGTTATATAACAGAATTTAATTTTGGACTAAAAAATCTAGTGTTAAAATAGACACCATTaca
Above is a window of Oryza sativa Japonica Group chromosome 10, ASM3414082v1 DNA encoding:
- the LOC107275943 gene encoding WAT1-related protein At1g21890; this translates as MNHPEEINETRNTQLPPRRRGLGRAAARYRLSALICVLGSVMSGAIALVAEHRDMSIWVIGFDICLFTAVYSGIVCSGVAYYVQGLVTRAQGPVFVSAFQPLCMIITSVLDSTILREDITLGSVIGAVIIAVGLYALIWG